One part of the Mariniblastus fucicola genome encodes these proteins:
- a CDS encoding MvaI/BcnI family restriction endonuclease gives MTKSRIILFLTLLAAAVSGCDPVETPPSPRPDPAPTVVKSPVEILAEESVAPTVSPPAETTPDIASGTSEFDRSPAVDSFLEKFDMLSEQGFVPTLRRGSTGIGYTLETMLGIEENNSPGGDYMGMELKAFRDDDLTMNDSEKMNLFLKEPKWTDGLKSADRVRNYGYVDDNGRTALYSTVTIDMSSHKFAFEVEGDSSKVWLTFDGSRIAFWTREILAKRLKEKHTETVFVSAHSRGKGKAEEFHYYGVTWCREPSVDEFIKLLRKGDVMLELRMHLKESGAVRNHGSCFRIKQNRIRDLFRYAIQVRP, from the coding sequence ATGACTAAATCCAGAATAATTCTGTTCTTAACGCTGCTGGCGGCCGCTGTTTCCGGCTGTGATCCGGTCGAAACGCCACCCAGTCCGCGCCCCGATCCAGCGCCGACTGTCGTCAAATCGCCGGTTGAAATACTGGCGGAGGAATCTGTCGCGCCGACAGTTTCGCCGCCTGCTGAAACGACGCCCGACATTGCATCCGGGACCAGCGAGTTTGATCGCTCGCCGGCGGTGGATTCGTTTTTGGAAAAGTTCGACATGCTTTCGGAGCAAGGTTTCGTGCCGACGCTTCGCCGTGGGTCAACCGGGATCGGGTATACGCTGGAAACCATGTTGGGTATTGAAGAAAACAACTCGCCCGGCGGGGACTATATGGGCATGGAGCTGAAAGCATTTCGGGATGACGATCTGACGATGAACGATTCCGAAAAAATGAATCTGTTTCTCAAGGAACCGAAGTGGACGGATGGGTTGAAGTCAGCAGATCGCGTTCGAAACTATGGCTACGTAGATGACAACGGCAGAACGGCACTCTATTCGACGGTCACGATCGACATGAGTTCGCACAAATTTGCTTTCGAGGTCGAAGGCGATTCGTCGAAAGTCTGGCTGACGTTCGATGGATCGCGGATCGCGTTCTGGACTCGTGAAATTCTCGCCAAACGGTTGAAGGAAAAGCACACCGAAACTGTTTTCGTTTCAGCTCATAGTCGCGGGAAAGGAAAGGCTGAGGAGTTTCACTACTATGGCGTGACGTGGTGTCGCGAGCCATCGGTCGATGAGTTCATCAAGCTTTTGCGCAAGGGCGACGTGATGCTGGAACTGAGAATGCACTTGAAGGAATCCGGTGCAGTACGAAATCATGGCAGCTGTTTTCGGATCAAGCAAAATCGGATCCGGGATCTGTTTCGCTACGCTATCCAGGTGCGTCCGTAG
- a CDS encoding preprotein translocase subunit SecA — protein sequence MNRALEFSLVQKIRRKAKPLADVSAEKLREAGLSLKYRASIGTAIDKLIPEAFPLVIEAIRRSLDMVPYDMQIFAAMQIAKGRVAEMKTGEGKTLTATMPAYLHALSGRGSHVVTVNDYLASRDHKLLEPVFRTLGLSSGVVTSDTEPTERKRAYRKDVTYGTAKEFGFDFLRDRLSLSSGQTRSQLLHRELNYVLVDEVDSILIDEARTPLIIGITDPEEQKLTELCFRWAAENAPQFIEERDFHYQHDKKKVELKPGGIQRLRGLPQNEGTRRVPIRKLYEYIENAIKVRRDFQLDQHYTIREGKVAIIDEFTGRIAEGRQWQRGIHQSVEAKEKLEVTPNVGSGATVTMQTFFRLYESFGGMSGTVETSSREFKKVYKKKTVVVPTHRPVIRKKLASKIFADLDSKFEAIVAETVEMTNASRAVLIGTRSVETSELLSRLLSDRGIDHEVLNANQLEREAEIIKASGEAGKVTVATNMAGRGTDFILAPKVKQAGGLHVILSEVHESQRIDWQLVGRGSRQGQPGSFRIFVSMDDDVLLQGLGPGRTGRLRRKYSSLPKKGSVNPKVFRHFQLAQRRLERKHLVDRMILLKQDKERQERHIEMGQDPYCDVVNS from the coding sequence TTGAATCGCGCCCTCGAATTTTCGCTCGTCCAGAAGATTCGCCGGAAAGCAAAACCGCTCGCCGACGTATCTGCGGAGAAGCTACGCGAAGCCGGGCTGTCGCTGAAGTATCGTGCTTCGATCGGGACTGCGATCGACAAGTTGATTCCAGAAGCATTCCCGCTGGTGATCGAAGCGATCCGCCGATCCCTGGACATGGTCCCGTACGACATGCAAATCTTCGCGGCGATGCAGATCGCGAAAGGCCGCGTTGCCGAAATGAAAACTGGCGAAGGCAAAACGCTGACCGCGACCATGCCCGCGTACTTGCACGCTTTGTCCGGCCGCGGCTCGCACGTCGTGACGGTGAATGATTACCTCGCCAGTCGAGACCACAAACTACTTGAACCCGTTTTCAGAACGCTGGGACTTTCTTCCGGCGTGGTCACCAGCGACACCGAACCGACGGAGCGAAAACGGGCCTATCGGAAAGATGTTACTTACGGAACAGCCAAAGAATTCGGTTTCGACTTCCTCCGCGATCGCCTGTCGCTTTCTTCCGGACAGACTCGTTCTCAGCTGCTGCATCGCGAGCTCAACTATGTCCTCGTGGATGAGGTCGACAGCATCCTGATCGATGAAGCCCGGACACCGTTGATCATTGGCATCACCGATCCGGAAGAACAAAAGTTGACAGAGCTTTGCTTTCGTTGGGCAGCCGAAAACGCGCCGCAGTTTATCGAGGAACGCGACTTCCACTATCAGCATGACAAGAAAAAAGTTGAACTCAAGCCAGGCGGTATTCAGCGACTTCGAGGCTTGCCGCAGAATGAAGGAACGCGACGAGTTCCGATTCGCAAGCTCTACGAGTACATTGAAAACGCAATCAAAGTTCGTCGCGACTTCCAACTGGATCAGCACTACACGATTCGGGAGGGCAAGGTCGCGATCATTGACGAATTCACCGGCCGGATCGCTGAAGGACGACAGTGGCAACGCGGCATCCATCAATCTGTCGAAGCCAAGGAGAAGCTTGAGGTCACACCGAATGTGGGTTCCGGGGCAACGGTAACAATGCAGACTTTCTTTCGATTGTACGAGAGCTTTGGCGGGATGTCGGGCACGGTGGAAACGAGTTCACGCGAGTTCAAGAAGGTCTACAAGAAAAAAACGGTTGTCGTGCCGACGCATCGACCGGTCATTCGAAAGAAATTGGCCTCAAAAATATTCGCTGATTTGGACTCAAAGTTTGAAGCCATCGTTGCGGAAACAGTCGAGATGACGAACGCTTCTCGTGCGGTTCTCATTGGGACTCGCAGTGTCGAAACGTCTGAGTTGCTTTCGAGGCTGCTAAGCGATCGCGGCATCGACCATGAAGTCCTCAACGCCAATCAACTTGAACGCGAAGCGGAGATCATCAAGGCGTCCGGTGAAGCCGGGAAAGTCACCGTGGCGACCAACATGGCGGGCCGTGGCACGGATTTCATTCTTGCTCCCAAAGTCAAACAGGCCGGCGGATTGCACGTGATTTTATCGGAAGTCCACGAAAGCCAACGCATCGATTGGCAGCTTGTCGGACGCGGTTCGCGGCAGGGTCAGCCTGGCAGTTTTCGCATCTTTGTTTCGATGGACGACGATGTTTTGCTCCAGGGACTTGGTCCGGGAAGGACGGGTCGACTGCGGCGCAAGTACTCTTCGCTGCCGAAGAAAGGCAGCGTCAACCCAAAGGTTTTTCGCCATTTCCAGCTTGCTCAACGACGACTCGAGCGAAAACATTTGGTCGACCGAATGATCCTGCTGAAACAGGACAAGGAACGACAGGAACGGCACATAGAAATGGGCCAGGATCCGTATTGCGACGTGGTGAATTCTTAG
- a CDS encoding acyl-CoA dehydrogenase family protein — protein MIETPSNPELESLYNHLASLADETGWPTEALQRCADAGFYRWFVSKADGGFGWSATDIAKGYLELSKANLTVTFILTQRVAALRRIAGCENEPLKKRFLEPMLSGQRTATVGISHLTTSRQHLGKPVLAVSERDGGFQANGLSPWVTGGNGADWILMGGSLVDESGTADGREVLFLVETDDENVVVKPGFELIALSSSHTGAAEVKDVFVPEANIVAGPVKQVLTGNGGGAGGLQTSVLALGLAKAAIDFIESESQRRSDLAPAQTALRRQHEALCNDLFAATAGSTEVTAAEVRSQANSLALRSTQSALVAAKGAGFVTGHPVGRWCREALFFLVWSCPHAVSQANLDEFAPCS, from the coding sequence ATGATTGAAACACCCTCCAACCCGGAACTGGAATCACTGTACAACCACCTGGCGTCGCTAGCCGATGAAACAGGTTGGCCAACTGAAGCCCTCCAGCGTTGCGCCGACGCCGGTTTCTATCGCTGGTTCGTAAGCAAAGCAGACGGCGGATTCGGCTGGTCCGCGACCGACATCGCGAAGGGATATTTGGAGCTGAGCAAAGCGAACTTGACGGTAACGTTTATATTGACTCAGCGTGTTGCTGCCTTGCGGCGGATCGCAGGCTGTGAGAACGAGCCACTTAAAAAACGATTCCTGGAACCGATGCTCTCGGGACAACGCACGGCCACCGTTGGGATTTCCCATCTCACCACCAGCCGCCAACACCTCGGCAAACCGGTGCTCGCGGTTTCCGAACGCGACGGCGGGTTTCAAGCCAACGGACTCAGTCCCTGGGTCACCGGCGGCAATGGAGCGGACTGGATTCTGATGGGCGGCTCTCTGGTTGACGAATCTGGAACCGCTGACGGGAGAGAAGTTCTCTTTCTGGTGGAAACGGATGATGAAAATGTGGTCGTCAAACCGGGCTTTGAGCTGATCGCGTTGTCCTCAAGCCACACCGGTGCGGCCGAAGTGAAAGACGTTTTTGTGCCCGAGGCCAACATCGTCGCCGGTCCGGTCAAACAGGTCCTCACAGGAAACGGGGGCGGCGCGGGCGGACTACAGACTTCCGTTTTGGCGTTGGGGTTAGCCAAAGCCGCGATCGATTTCATCGAATCTGAATCGCAGCGACGTAGTGATCTTGCTCCGGCACAGACGGCTCTGCGGCGGCAACATGAAGCTCTATGCAACGACTTGTTTGCAGCGACCGCAGGCAGCACCGAAGTGACCGCCGCGGAGGTTCGATCTCAAGCCAACAGTTTGGCGTTGCGATCAACTCAATCGGCGTTGGTCGCAGCCAAAGGCGCCGGATTCGTTACAGGCCACCCAGTCGGTCGCTGGTGCCGGGAAGCCCTGTTTTTTCTGGTCTGGAGCTGCCCGCACGCGGTCTCTCAGGCTAATCTGGACGAATTCGCGCCGTGCTCGTAG
- a CDS encoding GNAT family N-acetyltransferase — protein sequence MQVSYFKRYRMQIDLQEYGDFEDIALPPGIQLHAWNDALVEAHANAKHLSFQNEIDCNVFPCLGDADGCERLMNEISSRSGFVPEATWLMTWTDPLNHCTQSIGTVQGIREQKDVGSIQNIGITAQFRGMGLGTAIVKKCLAGFATVGVRFVTLEVTANNSRAYRLYERLGFRILKVVFKSAEISSVI from the coding sequence ATGCAAGTCAGCTATTTCAAACGCTATCGAATGCAAATCGATCTGCAGGAGTACGGCGACTTCGAAGACATCGCGCTGCCTCCGGGGATCCAACTGCACGCGTGGAATGATGCGCTTGTCGAGGCTCATGCGAACGCCAAACATTTGAGTTTTCAGAATGAAATCGACTGCAATGTTTTCCCTTGCCTTGGCGATGCGGACGGTTGCGAGCGGTTAATGAATGAGATCAGTTCCCGCAGCGGGTTCGTCCCGGAAGCAACCTGGCTGATGACCTGGACCGATCCGCTTAACCATTGCACGCAGAGCATCGGGACCGTGCAGGGCATCCGCGAACAGAAAGACGTCGGCTCGATCCAGAACATCGGAATCACAGCCCAGTTCCGCGGCATGGGACTGGGGACTGCAATTGTGAAGAAATGCCTTGCCGGATTCGCAACGGTCGGCGTTCGATTTGTGACTTTGGAAGTTACCGCCAATAACTCTCGGGCGTACCGACTGTACGAGCGTCTTGGATTTCGGATTCTGAAAGTCGTCTTCAAGTCCGCCGAAATCTCGTCTGTGATTTGA
- a CDS encoding vWA domain-containing protein, translated as MSAQPNSALPETAAQPENFERFRQRRSASLLMSLLLHGCLLGLAVLLFSIFRSPTPDEPLRRGSIVLTSIDENQQEDFLTEEDIEETLDETAVAAAAAAAAAETAPAIDMPVVESLPGPPPIEPTPNATEMVNESHTDAATHQFELSEAELAEIAREQRRLKSRQPKGDPMSINVFDGTNMTGRRFVFIIDRSRSMGSQGLGVLARAQTELSSAIQQLKPNHEFQIVAYHSRTVTISKRQLLPATDSNKALVKPFLQNLAAFGATEHNYGINAGLAFRPDAIVLLTDGGYPGLTASQLKLIRRVAGNAEFHCIQFGLGTQQESSNFMMRLASECNGTFRYIDVRDWDE; from the coding sequence ATGTCGGCTCAGCCAAACTCGGCGTTGCCAGAAACCGCAGCGCAACCAGAAAACTTCGAGCGCTTCAGGCAGCGGCGATCCGCTTCGCTTTTGATGTCACTGCTGCTGCACGGCTGTCTGCTGGGTTTGGCCGTGCTGCTGTTTTCGATTTTTCGTTCGCCGACTCCTGATGAACCGCTGAGGCGCGGAAGCATTGTGCTGACTTCCATCGACGAAAATCAGCAGGAAGACTTCCTCACCGAAGAAGACATTGAGGAAACGCTGGACGAAACGGCTGTCGCTGCGGCAGCCGCTGCTGCTGCCGCCGAAACTGCACCTGCGATCGACATGCCTGTCGTTGAAAGTTTGCCCGGGCCACCACCGATTGAACCGACGCCCAACGCTACCGAAATGGTAAACGAGTCGCACACCGATGCTGCGACTCATCAGTTCGAACTCTCCGAAGCAGAACTTGCAGAGATCGCTCGGGAACAGAGGCGACTGAAGTCTCGCCAGCCCAAAGGCGATCCGATGTCGATCAATGTGTTTGATGGTACGAACATGACGGGCCGGCGGTTCGTGTTCATTATCGATCGATCCCGCAGCATGGGCAGCCAGGGGCTGGGAGTTTTGGCGAGGGCTCAAACCGAATTGAGTTCGGCGATTCAACAACTGAAACCCAACCACGAATTTCAGATCGTGGCGTACCACAGCCGAACGGTAACGATTTCAAAACGGCAACTTTTGCCAGCGACCGACTCGAACAAGGCTCTCGTCAAACCGTTTCTGCAGAACCTGGCGGCTTTCGGAGCCACCGAACACAATTACGGAATCAACGCCGGACTTGCGTTTCGACCGGACGCGATTGTGCTGTTAACCGACGGCGGCTATCCCGGCCTGACCGCGTCTCAGCTGAAACTGATTCGTCGCGTGGCGGGCAATGCCGAGTTCCATTGCATTCAGTTTGGACTCGGTACGCAGCAGGAGTCCTCGAACTTTATGATGCGATTGGCCAGCGAATGTAACGGCACGTTCAGGTATATTGATGTTCGTGACTGGGATGAATAA
- a CDS encoding carboxypeptidase-like regulatory domain-containing protein, with protein MLLDNVFKKITTVAAVCLIASPVMAQEADIATETQPATINVADSGEAAMLSADGELTGNVLTSSADQITQVPNAKVSLVSQGKVIDSVTTDSTGSFSFANVHPGPYQVVGSAAGLVGSKLLTVAPFAKSTPAAPSTVMLNSAAPDVIYDSYGSAPVTSFAPSPACNTCSGSGFGGGYGGGSVAGGRLGGRLGRGLLSSPRRLLFIGGLAGGLAALEDSSPDR; from the coding sequence ATGCTCCTTGACAACGTCTTCAAAAAAATCACCACCGTGGCAGCAGTCTGCCTGATCGCTTCCCCGGTCATGGCTCAGGAAGCAGACATCGCCACCGAAACTCAACCTGCAACGATCAACGTTGCCGATAGCGGCGAAGCAGCGATGCTTTCAGCCGATGGCGAACTGACAGGAAACGTTTTGACGTCTTCTGCTGACCAAATCACTCAAGTTCCAAATGCCAAAGTATCACTCGTTTCTCAGGGCAAAGTCATCGACTCTGTGACGACTGATTCAACAGGCAGCTTTTCTTTCGCAAACGTTCATCCAGGTCCTTATCAGGTCGTCGGTTCAGCCGCAGGCCTTGTTGGTTCCAAGTTGCTGACCGTTGCACCGTTCGCGAAATCAACGCCGGCTGCTCCAAGCACAGTCATGCTCAACAGCGCTGCTCCTGACGTAATCTACGACAGCTACGGTTCTGCTCCAGTAACATCTTTCGCTCCAAGCCCTGCTTGCAACACATGCAGCGGATCTGGTTTTGGTGGCGGATACGGCGGCGGCAGCGTTGCCGGAGGCCGTTTGGGCGGACGCCTTGGCCGTGGACTGCTCAGCAGCCCTCGTCGCCTGCTGTTCATCGGTGGTCTCGCCGGTGGCCTTGCGGCTCTGGAAGATTCAAGCCCTGATCGCTAA
- a CDS encoding AAA family ATPase, producing the protein MNDQRTGQPELGSEDIAALEKLSSAYQSVGRELSKIIVGQQEVIEQLMIAIFARGHCLLEGVPGLAKTLMVSTLARTMNLDFARIQFTPDLMPSDIVGTEVIQEDKTSGKREFKFLKGPVFSNVILADEINRTPPKTQAALLEAMQEKQVTIGGQRHELPAPFFVLATQNPIEQEGTYTLPEAQQDRFMFKVFVKYPSYEEEFRIAETTTADIKVDVEQILSGEEILRLQQLVRRVPVPSHVIHFALRLVRATRILEDDCPDFVKESISWGAGPRGVQNLLVGAKARAVLEGRTFVNTDDVKAVARPVLRHRVITNFSAESSGITSDDIIDRLLVEIPDRSDGDKIAPELANAFGG; encoded by the coding sequence ATGAACGACCAGAGAACGGGGCAGCCAGAACTTGGTAGCGAAGATATCGCCGCATTGGAAAAACTGAGTTCCGCTTACCAGTCTGTTGGCCGCGAGCTCTCGAAAATCATCGTCGGGCAGCAGGAAGTCATCGAACAGTTGATGATCGCGATCTTTGCTCGAGGCCACTGTTTGCTCGAAGGCGTTCCGGGGCTGGCGAAGACTTTGATGGTCAGCACGCTGGCTCGAACAATGAATCTGGATTTCGCACGGATTCAGTTTACGCCTGACCTGATGCCCAGTGACATCGTGGGCACCGAAGTGATCCAGGAAGACAAGACTTCCGGAAAGCGTGAGTTCAAGTTTCTCAAAGGTCCCGTTTTCTCAAACGTCATCCTGGCGGACGAAATCAACCGTACGCCACCGAAGACTCAGGCCGCGTTGCTGGAAGCGATGCAGGAAAAGCAGGTCACGATCGGTGGTCAGCGTCACGAGTTACCGGCTCCGTTCTTTGTTCTGGCGACTCAAAACCCGATCGAGCAGGAAGGAACCTATACGCTTCCCGAAGCTCAGCAGGATCGTTTCATGTTCAAGGTGTTCGTGAAATACCCCAGCTACGAGGAAGAGTTTCGGATTGCTGAAACCACGACGGCGGATATCAAAGTCGACGTCGAGCAGATTCTCAGCGGCGAAGAAATTCTGCGACTGCAACAGCTTGTTCGTCGAGTTCCCGTTCCATCCCACGTGATTCATTTCGCTTTGCGTCTGGTTCGTGCAACTCGAATTCTCGAAGACGACTGTCCGGATTTCGTGAAGGAGTCAATCAGTTGGGGAGCGGGCCCGCGTGGTGTGCAAAACCTGCTGGTCGGAGCCAAAGCGCGTGCGGTCCTCGAGGGGCGAACTTTCGTCAACACCGATGATGTCAAAGCGGTCGCTCGCCCGGTGCTGCGGCATCGCGTGATTACGAACTTTAGCGCGGAATCGTCCGGGATAACTTCGGACGATATCATTGACCGGTTGCTTGTGGAGATTCCTGACCGCAGCGATGGCGACAAGATTGCGCCCGAGTTGGCAAATGCCTTCGGTGGGTAG
- a CDS encoding DUF58 domain-containing protein: MPETSKPDYLDPETLDKIKRLDVKARLVVEGFVTGQHRSPHNGFAIEFAAHREYAPGDDLRHIDWKVWSKTDRLYIKEYEEETNLKCHLLVDCSKSMRYGEATGRSKFDYAATAAASVAVLMQQQADSVGLVLFSNQIDKTLRNSSHPSHIKAILHELEQAEPENKTDVSDPFMALASQLSSRGMVVLFSDLFLDPEELGKSLQQFRLRRHEVIVFHVMHHDELEFPFEDNTLFRGLEVEAELHTEPRALRKSYLEAVDRYMKRVKKVCGAAGIDHVLLDTSKSLGGVLASYLNFRAKSRRKLR, from the coding sequence ATGCCCGAAACCTCCAAACCAGATTATCTCGATCCGGAAACGCTGGACAAAATCAAGCGTCTTGACGTGAAGGCTCGTCTGGTGGTCGAAGGCTTCGTGACCGGTCAGCACCGTTCGCCTCACAATGGTTTCGCGATCGAGTTCGCGGCGCATCGGGAGTACGCACCCGGAGACGATCTGCGGCACATCGACTGGAAGGTCTGGTCCAAGACTGATCGGCTGTACATCAAGGAGTACGAAGAGGAAACGAACCTCAAGTGCCATCTGCTGGTGGACTGTAGCAAGTCCATGCGTTACGGCGAAGCGACGGGACGCAGCAAGTTTGACTATGCCGCCACGGCTGCGGCAAGCGTTGCGGTCCTGATGCAGCAACAGGCAGATTCGGTCGGGCTGGTACTTTTTAGCAATCAGATCGACAAGACATTGCGAAACAGCTCACATCCTTCGCACATCAAGGCGATCTTGCACGAGCTTGAGCAGGCTGAACCGGAAAACAAAACCGATGTCAGCGACCCGTTCATGGCGCTCGCGTCGCAGTTGAGTTCGCGAGGGATGGTGGTGCTGTTTTCCGATCTGTTTCTGGATCCGGAAGAACTCGGCAAGTCCTTGCAGCAATTTCGTCTTCGCCGCCATGAAGTGATCGTGTTTCACGTCATGCACCACGACGAACTTGAGTTTCCCTTCGAGGACAACACGCTGTTTCGTGGCCTTGAGGTCGAAGCAGAGTTGCATACCGAACCGCGGGCGCTACGGAAATCCTATCTCGAAGCGGTGGACCGCTATATGAAACGAGTCAAAAAAGTCTGTGGCGCGGCGGGCATCGACCACGTGTTGCTGGATACCTCGAAGTCTCTCGGCGGCGTGCTGGCTTCCTATTTGAACTTCAGAGCCAAATCGAGAAGGAAGCTGCGTTAG
- a CDS encoding BatA domain-containing protein, translated as MLSWFFNPWMLMGGLAVASPILIHLLNKRRFKIVEWAAMDFLFDAEKKNKRRVQIENMILLLLRCLAMLLIALMLARPFLPSNVIGAFSQTRQLERIIVIDDSLSQRVLVDSIPAMQKTKESVKDLLRGFASSNESEDWVSVWLTSDPSQRLIDYKPLTESTLPEILQVVEQIDCSDQVADYSASLGELDRYLQGQREDVGRAVYIYSDLRDRDWRPLANQDAEAAPRNVAKRIGENSVGTFVVDTGGEQDQNLAITGIRPDGLLVSDKSVSFLVDVTNFGKQTVNEISVLFQVNDAQAEYESIGVLGPGKTETLVFNYFFNRPAPNDLLNQNLQRKSRVRNFRIRAEIDRQSLGEDLKQDQLIEDSSRFYAARILEGIPVLLVDGDPSAISERSETHYLQSLNVPGTGLSMTDVTVSELETVSLADFQIIFLCNVDEASPDRIKELTKWVEDGGSLVFMPGNRVRATTFNDAFHRSGDGLSPLKLDRMAGDPTMSRWVNFEPDPQVHPSLRVILESDASSLGKIDVFSWWTSILDENLIGKTVSVPLRLTDKDNSPAMVDRTLGNGRVIVFTIPGDGDWTMWPSSPTYAPVMIDLIDYLLGQSKEASTILLGDTISQPIDLSAFANRATLRDPAEESVEAVAKPVDAEDSDAIIQEVTFENTGRAGFYDLKFQRHDGGTESTLYASNYDPQESRLDRLAPTEQEDFFSGKNLQLISGEELASQSVSGSNTEIWLQILMILFGVLVTEQLLAYWWGRKR; from the coding sequence ATGCTTAGCTGGTTTTTCAATCCATGGATGCTGATGGGTGGCCTCGCGGTTGCGTCGCCGATCCTGATCCATCTGCTCAACAAACGACGCTTCAAGATTGTCGAATGGGCAGCCATGGACTTTCTGTTTGACGCGGAAAAGAAAAACAAACGCCGCGTCCAGATCGAAAACATGATCCTGCTGTTGCTGCGTTGTTTGGCGATGTTGCTGATTGCCCTGATGCTGGCCAGACCTTTTCTTCCATCGAATGTTATCGGAGCGTTTTCGCAAACGCGTCAGCTTGAGCGAATCATCGTGATCGACGACTCGTTGTCGCAACGCGTGCTGGTTGATTCGATACCAGCGATGCAAAAGACCAAAGAAAGCGTCAAGGATTTGTTGCGTGGTTTCGCGTCTTCGAATGAAAGCGAAGACTGGGTGAGCGTTTGGCTGACCAGCGACCCGTCGCAGCGACTGATCGACTATAAGCCGCTAACTGAAAGCACGTTGCCGGAGATTTTGCAGGTCGTTGAGCAGATTGACTGTTCAGATCAGGTTGCCGACTACAGCGCTTCGTTAGGTGAGCTTGATCGGTATTTGCAAGGCCAGCGTGAAGATGTTGGTCGGGCTGTTTACATCTATTCTGACTTGCGAGACCGCGACTGGCGCCCGCTCGCCAATCAGGATGCTGAAGCGGCGCCGCGAAATGTTGCCAAGCGAATCGGCGAAAACTCAGTCGGCACGTTTGTTGTCGATACGGGTGGCGAGCAGGATCAGAACCTCGCCATCACCGGCATTCGTCCTGATGGGCTGTTGGTGTCGGACAAATCCGTCAGCTTTTTGGTCGACGTGACGAACTTTGGCAAACAGACGGTCAACGAAATCAGCGTCCTGTTTCAGGTCAACGACGCTCAGGCAGAATACGAATCGATCGGAGTCCTCGGTCCCGGGAAAACAGAAACACTGGTTTTCAACTATTTCTTCAACCGCCCTGCCCCGAACGATTTGCTGAATCAAAACTTGCAGCGTAAGAGCCGCGTTCGAAATTTTCGGATTCGCGCTGAGATCGACCGTCAGTCGCTGGGTGAAGATCTGAAGCAGGATCAGCTGATCGAAGACAGTTCGCGATTTTACGCCGCCCGGATTCTCGAAGGCATTCCTGTGCTGCTGGTCGACGGCGATCCTTCGGCGATCTCGGAACGTAGCGAAACGCATTATCTGCAATCGCTGAACGTGCCTGGCACGGGGTTGTCGATGACGGATGTGACCGTTAGTGAGCTGGAAACTGTTTCCCTGGCGGACTTTCAAATCATCTTTCTGTGTAACGTCGATGAGGCATCTCCCGATCGAATCAAGGAGTTGACCAAGTGGGTCGAAGACGGCGGATCGTTGGTTTTCATGCCGGGCAATCGTGTTCGGGCGACGACATTTAACGATGCGTTTCACCGAAGTGGTGATGGGCTTTCGCCGTTGAAGCTTGATCGCATGGCCGGTGATCCGACGATGAGCCGCTGGGTGAACTTTGAGCCCGACCCGCAAGTCCACCCGTCGCTTCGCGTGATCCTCGAAAGCGACGCTTCGAGTCTTGGCAAAATCGATGTGTTCAGCTGGTGGACTTCGATTCTGGACGAAAATCTGATCGGCAAAACGGTTTCGGTTCCGCTGCGTTTGACTGACAAAGACAATTCTCCGGCGATGGTGGATCGTACTCTCGGCAATGGACGCGTCATCGTGTTCACGATTCCTGGCGATGGCGATTGGACCATGTGGCCCAGCAGTCCAACCTATGCACCGGTGATGATCGACTTGATCGATTACCTGTTGGGGCAATCCAAAGAAGCTTCGACGATTTTGTTAGGCGACACGATTTCGCAACCGATTGATTTGAGTGCGTTCGCGAACCGCGCGACACTGCGAGATCCGGCTGAAGAGTCGGTCGAAGCGGTTGCCAAGCCTGTCGATGCTGAGGATTCTGACGCAATCATTCAGGAAGTGACCTTTGAAAACACAGGCCGAGCCGGTTTTTACGATTTGAAGTTTCAGCGACATGATGGCGGAACTGAATCGACGCTCTATGCGTCCAATTACGACCCGCAGGAGAGTCGGCTGGATCGTTTGGCCCCGACTGAGCAGGAAGACTTTTTCTCGGGCAAGAACCTGCAACTGATTTCTGGCGAGGAGTTGGCCAGCCAGTCGGTTTCAGGTAGCAACACGGAGATTTGGCTGCAGATTTTGATGATCCTGTTCGGTGTTTTGGTGACCGAACAACTGTTGGCATACTGGTGGGGGCGAAAGAGATAG